A single genomic interval of Asterias amurensis chromosome 1, ASM3211899v1 harbors:
- the LOC139946750 gene encoding ribonuclease H2 subunit C-like, with protein sequence MFFAQRELVVNKQKMSLFLNKKSVSKSSVADVHLLGCNIEHTGDARVSNFFKTTVHKNENEMTATFRGRALCGQELDVPTGYTGFVLKEHQKPFMEEEDRTLQAVHQFDKFSYWNLEKTPSANDAVVKAMMWPEIAAAIHGTEETNESQESVKGER encoded by the exons ATGTTTTTTGCACAGCGGGAACTTGTTGTAAACAAACAGAAAATGTCTCTTTTTTTGAACAAGAAATCTGTGTCTAAATCATCGGTTGCAGATGTGCATCTTTTAGGTTGCAACATAGAGCACACAGGAGATGCACGGGTCTCGAACTTTTTCAAGACAACTGTTCACAAAAACGAAAATG AGATGACAGCAACCTTTCGTGGCCGGGCATTATGCGGACAAGAGTTAGATGTTCCTACTGGATATACAG GGTTTGTTCTCAAAGAGCATCAGAAGCCGTTTATGGAAGAAGAG GACAGGACTTTGCAAGCAGTGCATCAGTTTGATAAATTCAGTTACTGGAACTTGGAGAAGACTCCTTCGGCCAACGATGCGGTAGTCAAGGCGATGATGTGGCCAGAGATTGCAGCAGCA ATTCATGGAACTGAAGAGACAAACGAGAGCCAGGAAAGCGTTaaaggtgaaaggtga
- the LOC139939551 gene encoding uncharacterized protein — protein sequence MPSLWQHVRGKFDRSKNSKWGWRVSAVYGFGVWTLLGVVVIKVISSAGSMVAGQYGMSKDTYSALSEKEKEQLAQEKKLQTWARQQELAEYVAENIYTPVDFIG from the exons ATGCCGTCACTGTGGCAGCACGTCCGAGGAAAGTTTGACCGCAGTAAAAACTCAAAGTGGGGCTGGAGAGTTTCAGCTGTGTATGGCTTTGGCGTTTGGACTTTACTCGGTGTAGTGGTAATTAAGGTGATATCAAGTGCAGGTTCAATGGTAGCTGGTCAGTACGGAATGTCCAAGGACACCTATTCCGCATTGTCTGAGAAGGAAAAGGAACAGCTGGCTCAAGAAAAAAAGCTCCAAACTTGGGCTA GACAACAAGAGCTGGCTGAATATGTTGCAGAGAATATCTACACCCCTGTGGACTTCATAGGTTGA